In Flavobacterium sp. GSB-24, the genomic window TCGATTCAGAACGCAGTCTTTTACTGTAAATGCTGTGATCTTTCTGTTTGCGACCATTACATTATCGATTTTAGATATTATGTATCCTTTTGAAAAGATCGAACTGTTGTTATTTTTTCAAATAATAATAATCGGATTTTATGTTATCGCTTCGATTATTGTCAATAAAAAAGCTTCTAAATATTTAAATTCAGTCGATGTTAAAATTCCGCTTGACGAAAGTTTTTCTTTAAATTCAGAAGTAATTAGAAAATCAATTCAGGAGAAAATAAAAATTGAAGAATTTGATTTTAGAATTGTATTAATCAATACCGCTGCAAACGAAATAGATCTTTAGTTTTCTATTAATCATTAAAAGGGCGAACCTGTTTAATATACAGATCTCTTTTTTCGCCGACAATCTTAAACTCAATATCTACAGGATGAAATTGGTTTTTACGCCAATAACGATACATTTTGGTTTCGATTTTTTTACTGACAGTATATAAATTACTCATTTCTTTTCTGCTCAATAAAGGTTCATTATTATTCAAATTGGAGTTTGAAGTATAATCAATATCAAAATCAGCTTCGTCTTTCCCGTCGTTGAAATGATACGCTACAAACTGTTCGCAGATTTCGCCTTTTTCGGGTTTCACAACAGAATTTTCTCCTTTTTGAACATTAACCGTAATCCCAGGAAAGTTTTCTCTGAATATATTTTTTGTGATAATTACGCCATTTGCCAATTCATCAGGAAAAGAACGATGAACCAAAACTCCCATAGCAATGTTTTGCTGGTCGATTCCAAAAAGTTCTCTTTCGTTGTATGAAGCTTCATTCCAAACACTTGCCCAAACTTGTTTTATAGCTTTTTCGAATGTTTTGATGCTGTCACCAAGAATTCCTGTTTTAGAATCGTACAGTCCAGCGCCATTAAAATCATCCAGATCTTCTGCATTTGTAGAAGATCGAAATCTGAAGTTTTTTAATTTGGCGTCTTTAAAAGCCATATTCAATTTCGATATTAATTCAGGATCAATAGGTTCTTTTTTAATAGCGTCTCTAACTTTCTTTAGCTGTTTATTAACCCAAACCGTGGAATCTTTTTGAGAAGAAGCTAAAAGCTCTGCAATTAATGGAGAAATGGCAGGATTCTGAATATGCTTCGTATAAAAATAAAACGGAATAGCATGTGTATTTTCTGGAACTTTAAACGGAATTTCTTTAGAAATTGCAATTAAATACGCCATGTTTTGCGCCTTCGAACCGATATAATTAATTCCCTTTTTTGGAATTTCAGATAGATTGACCAATTCTGTAACGCTATTGTCTATAACTAGCTTTTTCTTTTTTCCAGCAGATTTTGTTGGAATTTTTTTGGTGGTTTCTTTGATGAAAAAAGTATCAACTTCAATTTTTAATTCTACTTTTTTAGAAAGCAGTTTGTTGATATTGTTATCTTTTTCAATATCCGTATAAGCCATTATCGGAATCTTTCTGTTTTTTCCTAATAGAACCAAATGGCTCAATGGAGTTTGAAGTTCATTTACAATAATTCCTCGTACATTTGGGAGGATATCAGGTGTTCCATCCACAATGATAATTTCATCTGAATTAGGTTTCAATGTTTCTAATTCTTTGATTTTATATTTTTTTAGAATTCCGACGTTGCTGCCGCCAACAACTTCTTGGTATTTAATTTCATTAAAAATATAATCTGATTTCACGCAGGGAATTGAAAATTTATCTTGCCGAGACCATTCCATCATTTCAGGATTATTCAAATAGAATTTTAAATTCTGCCCGATAAAAGTGGAGTTCTTGACTAAATTGAAAAATCGTTCAATTAATGGAATTGGCATATGATCAGAAGCAGCGAGTTCGAAAATCCATTTTTCAGTTCCTTTTATATGATTTAAATTTCCGAGTAAAAAGTCTCGATCTTTTTCAGTGTTGCTGTAGTTTCTATTATTAAACACATCTAAATCTTGACCGTATCCTAAATAATCAGTTGCAAAATCATAATGAAGTAAAATGAGACTGCTGTTGAAATAATACATTTTCTGTTTTCGCAAGTCGTACATAACTTTAACCGATTCGATATTTGAGAATTTATCAGACAAAGGTTTTCCTCTAAATGCTTTGTAAGCTTCGTAGTTTGGAAGAGACGAAACAAATCGCTGCGCACTTAAAGTTGTTAAGACGAACAAGAAAAATAGGCTGTAAATGTATTTTTTCATTCTATTGAAATTGAGTATTAAATGTACTTAAAAAAGTAATAAGTTTTATCTACTGCGGGATTGCTTAAAGTAATCAAAACCTTTGTGCAGTTTTCTATTATTTGGCGTACCTTTGCAACCTTAAAAAATTAAACTTTTCAAAATGAAACGAGTAGTTGTTGGACTTTCAGGTGGAGTAGATTCTAGTGTTGCAGCATATTTACTGCAGCAGCAAGGATACGAAGTTATTGGCCTTTTTATGAAAAACTGGCACGATGATTCGGTTACTATTTCTAACGAATGTCCTTGGCTTGAAGACAGTAATGATGCATTGCTTGTTGCTGAAAAACTTGGAATACCGTTTCAAACTGTTGATTTAAGCGAAGAATACAAAGAAAAAATCGTTGACTATATGTTTAACGAATACGAAAAAGGAAGAACTCCAAATCCTGATGTACTTTGTAACCGCGAAATCAAATTTGATGTGTTTATGAAAATCGCTCTAAGTCTTGGAGCAGATTATGTTGCGACTGGACATTACTGCCAAAAAAGTGAAATCGAAGTTGACGGAAAAACAGTTTATCAATTAATTGCTGGGAATGA contains:
- a CDS encoding DUF4956 domain-containing protein translates to MDLRELLGRFLLLFFSILVLYFFSNRKDNATINPLMVIVGLCTFSLCYLFTKIEIGVGIGFGLFAIFSILRFRTQSFTVNAVIFLFATITLSILDIMYPFEKIELLLFFQIIIIGFYVIASIIVNKKASKYLNSVDVKIPLDESFSLNSEVIRKSIQEKIKIEEFDFRIVLINTAANEIDL
- a CDS encoding PEP/pyruvate-binding domain-containing protein, translated to MKKYIYSLFFLFVLTTLSAQRFVSSLPNYEAYKAFRGKPLSDKFSNIESVKVMYDLRKQKMYYFNSSLILLHYDFATDYLGYGQDLDVFNNRNYSNTEKDRDFLLGNLNHIKGTEKWIFELAASDHMPIPLIERFFNLVKNSTFIGQNLKFYLNNPEMMEWSRQDKFSIPCVKSDYIFNEIKYQEVVGGSNVGILKKYKIKELETLKPNSDEIIIVDGTPDILPNVRGIIVNELQTPLSHLVLLGKNRKIPIMAYTDIEKDNNINKLLSKKVELKIEVDTFFIKETTKKIPTKSAGKKKKLVIDNSVTELVNLSEIPKKGINYIGSKAQNMAYLIAISKEIPFKVPENTHAIPFYFYTKHIQNPAISPLIAELLASSQKDSTVWVNKQLKKVRDAIKKEPIDPELISKLNMAFKDAKLKNFRFRSSTNAEDLDDFNGAGLYDSKTGILGDSIKTFEKAIKQVWASVWNEASYNERELFGIDQQNIAMGVLVHRSFPDELANGVIITKNIFRENFPGITVNVQKGENSVVKPEKGEICEQFVAYHFNDGKDEADFDIDYTSNSNLNNNEPLLSRKEMSNLYTVSKKIETKMYRYWRKNQFHPVDIEFKIVGEKRDLYIKQVRPFND